One genomic window of Motacilla alba alba isolate MOTALB_02 chromosome 3, Motacilla_alba_V1.0_pri, whole genome shotgun sequence includes the following:
- the LOC119699932 gene encoding sulfotransferase 6B1-like, translating into MEKSRKQFVDLVDKAVEAAKSMRRDELLFSYKGILYPTTVCSPETFKALESFEARSDDVILAGYPKSGTNWLSQILTDLIAISQKKTPGSESSVHAEVSEEFPYLEVGDAEKYERMTKLPSRRFMVTHLRPENLPKSIFKNNAKILLLIRNPKDVATSFYHFCNGLATLPSYETWDEFFTDFMTKKMAWGCYLEYLSEWNKYADKENIMTITYEEVKENRALSVKNIATFFGIPLTEEQLQLVVERSSFQSMKKNSDKTHGSFGNILFRKGGVSDWKNLFTEDQSEKMDKAFEEHIAGTKLGKKLKYDLYCKA; encoded by the exons atGGAGAAGTCCAGGAAACAATTTGTTGATTTAGTGGATAAGGCAGTAGAAGCTGCAAAATCAATGCGTCGTGATGAACTGCTCTTTTCTTACAAGGGAATTCTCTACCCTACCACTGTTTGCAGTCCTGAAACTTTCAAAGCCTTGGAGTCCTTTGAAGCCAGAAGTGATGATGTAATTTTGGCAGGATATCCTAAATCTG gcaCTAACTGGCTAAGTCAAATCTTAACTGACCTGATAGCCATATctcaaaagaaaacaccagGCAGTGAAAGCAGTGTGCATGCTGAAGTATCAGAAGAGTTCCCCTATCTTGAAGTTGGAGATGCTGAGAAATACGAG CGAATGACCAAATTACCTTCTCGAAGATTTATGGTTACTCATCTTCGTCCTGAAAATCTTCCCAAATCTATCTTCAAAAACAATGCCAAG aTATTGTTACTGATTCGTAATCCAAAAGATGTTGCTACATCTTTCTACCATTTTTGCAATGGCCTGGCTACTCTTCCTTCCTATGAGACCTGGGATGAGTTCTTCACAGATTTCATGACAAAGAAAA tgGCCTGGGGATGCTACCTTGAATACCTTTCTGAGTGGAACAAATATGctgacaaagaaaatattatgaCAATAACTTATGAAGAGGTAAAAGAG AATCGTGCCCTGAGTGTGAAAAACATAGCTACGTTCTTTGGAATTCCTCTGACTgaggaacagctccagctggtggTAGAGAGGAGCAGCTTCCAGTCTATGAAGAAAAACTCAGACAAGACCCATGGGTCATTTGGCAATATTCTCTTTCGCAAAG GTGGTGTAAGTGACTGGAAGAATCTTTTCACTGAAGATCAGAGTGAGAAAATGGACAAAGCATTTGAAGAACATATAGCAGGAACGAAACTCGGGAAAAAGTTGAAGTATGACTTGTATTGCAAAGCCTGA